The Methanocaldococcus infernus ME region CAAGGAGTTATTAAACCATCAAAGGTTATGAAACAGTAGTAAAACCCCCAATTACATTTTCCTTTTAAGAAATAACTGTTTTCTAAAAAATAAAAATATTTGTAAAATTTCTCTTTTCCTAACTTGTTTTCTAAATAGTCTTTAATCTTGTTTCTAATAATCCTTGTCAACACCTAAACTTTCAAAAAATTCAATTGCTTTAGGAATCTCTTTATAGTTTAAATGTGAAAATACATAATTTATTTTAATTTTTCTTTTAAAATTTTGATTTTCTTTAATTAAATTCTTAAGTCCTTGAATAACATTTTTAAATTTAGCACCTTTTCTTATTCTTTCAAACGTTTCTTCATCTACACTGTCTATTGAAATTATTATTTCATCAAAATATCTAAGAAGTATTTGTCTAATTTTTTCATGTATTAAAGTAGTCCCATTTACTACAGTTATTAGGTAAATATCTTTTGATTTTAGAATCTCTGCAATTTCTTTTAAGTTATTTGAAATAGTGGACTCTCCCAATCCCTGAAGTTTAACTATCTTTAAATTGGGATTTTCTTTTAATATTTTTTTAACAAGTTCTAAATTAATATCTTTATTTAGCCTATAATCAGGTAAAGTTTTTCTTGTACAAAATTCACAGTTTAGATTACATTTGGTAGTAGGCTCAATTTGGACAAAAAAAGGTAATGGCATTGTCTCTTTTTTAATTTCTAAAATAAAATACATTATAGATCTATTTTTTAGTATGTCTAATAAACTAAATTTATACCGTTTCTTGTAATAAATAAAGTTAGCCAATATTTTAAAAAATTTTATTTTAGACAAATGCTTTCTATAGAGATTTTTTATCATTTTCTATCACCCATATGAGCTAACAATACTCTTTCAGAATAAGGATGATCATGCCTCAAATTTAAAAATCTAAATCTATATTCAGGAACTAATTTTTTAATAATATTATAATATTATAATCTATAACATTCTTATTCATTTTTTTCACCTTCTTTTATTTCTTCGAACACTTCTAAAGCTCTCTCTACAACCTTATCCATATTGTAATATCTATACTCTGCCAATCTTCCAACAAAATAAAATTTAATATTTCTGAATTTATTATTTAGATTACTTACTTCTTTTTTATATTTTTCATAAATTTCTAAATATTCCTTTTTTGGAATTGGATAGTAAGGTTCATTTTCTTCATTATATTTTTCTGGATATTCTTCAACTATAATAGTTTTATTTATATTCCCATCATTAACACTTTTATAAAAGTGCTTGAACTCTGTTATTCTCGTAAATTCATATTCATTAGGAAAATTTTCAGTAGCAGTATCTAAATAAAATTTTTTATCTAACTCAATAAACTTAAATCTTAAACTTCTATATGGTAGTTTTCCATACTTGTAATTAAAAAAATAATCAATTTCTCCAGTATATATAAATATTCCTTTAAACTCATTGTTAAACAAATAAACTTTCCCTTCATCAAAATCAATTTTAACTATTTCTTTATAATCGGTGTTTAGCATAATTTTAATATTTTTACTACTTAACATTCTTTCAAACATTTTTGTATAACCTTCTTTAGGCATTACTTGATATTTATCTTGAAAATATCTATCATCTCTTGATATTAAAATAGGAACTCTATCAGTAACTCCCATAAGTTCTTCAGGCTCTAAGTCCCACTGTTTTCTTGTATAGTTTAGAAAAACTTTTTCATAAATATAATTAGCTAAATATTCTAAATCTTTGTCTTCGATTTCTTTAGATTTCTCTTTTAACTTCAATATTGGGATTTTTACCCCATAACCAAAATTGTCTATTAGTTTTTTTTCTAATTTCTTTGCATATTCTATAGGGAATAATCTATATAAAGTATTAAGATTAAATGGTAAGGGTACTTTTTTTCCATCTATGTTTGCCAACACTTTATGATAATATGGAATCCACTCAGTGAATTGAGATAAATAATCAAAAACTTCCTTATTGTTAGTATGAAAAATATGGGGTCCATACTTATGAATATAAAATCCATATTTTTCATAATCATACATGTTACCAGATATGTGATTTCTTTTTTCAATAATTAAAACCTTTTTATTTAAAACATTTGCCAATCTTTCAGCTAATACTGAACCTGCAAATCCTGAACCAACAACAATTACATCAAAATCCATTTTTTTCACCTTTTAAGTTTATTTTAGCTCATCAAAAATAAATTTTTTCTAATTATATCTATACTTATGTCTATCTTCTCCATTTTTATATTATTGTTTTATATTTATATTTCATATTTTTCGACAGTTCCGTTCATCCAATAGAATCTTAAATATTTAGCAATATACCAAAAAATCCAAAACAGCATAGAATAAACCAACATCCAACTTAGGAAGCTCATTAGCATAAAGAACCCTAACTAGATAACCAATAGGAGCGGATAACATCAGAAGTAAAAAATTCCAAGTAATACCTTTAACAACCCTCTCTTTATAAGACATATTTAAGATCCCCTTCTACCTTCCTAATTTAAGATATTAAGATATATTGAATATAATTTCCATTTAGATGGCTTCATGCTATCCCAGATATCGTTACAATCGCATATTTATATATGGTACATATTGTCTCATTTTAGAACATTAAATAATAGATAAACTCCAAAAAATAAAATCATAATAGAAATTAATTTTCTTAAATATTTTGGATGTAATTTATAATTTAAATAAACTCCTAAGAACACACCAGGAATTGTACCAACAATTAAAGACAACACTAAAAAATAATTTACTAACCCCAAATCTATATAGTTTAAACTACTAACAAAAGTTAGTAAAAGTCCATAAAATAAACTAGTTCCTACTATGCATTTTGGACTCAAATCTGTAAAATTCATTAAAGCAAAAGTGATTAAAACCCCACTACCCACAGAAGTAAACTGGACTACTAATCCAACAACAAACCCAAAAAACACTAAAATATAAGAAGAGTTAACCTTCTTCTTAAAAATAAAAAATTCTTTTTTTAAATTAATCAAAGAAGTTAAAATTAATATTACTGCCAGCATTGCTGTTAAGAAGTTATTTATTATATCTCTATTTATCATCCTTAATATCAGCCCTCCCAATAATACAGCAGGAAAAGTTCCAAAAAACAATTTTAAGGCTATCTTTTTATCCACATTACCCTTTTTATTGTGGAGATAAGAACTTAAACCTTTAGTTGCTGTTGCATATAATAAATCAGTTCCAACTGCTATAAGAGGCTCAACTCCTAAAAATATTAATAGAGGAGTCATTAAAACCCCTCCACCAATCCCCGTAAGCCCTACAATTGTCCCCACTAAAAAACCTAAAATAATAAAGGGAAACTCTATCAAATAATTCCCTCCCCTAAAGATAACCAAGTTTTTTAGCAGTTTGCAAAA contains the following coding sequences:
- a CDS encoding SPASM domain-containing protein, giving the protein MTRIIRNKIKDYLENKLGKEKFYKYFYFLENSYFLKGKCNWGFYYCFITFDGLITPCCIRMEDKYALGDLKETNFENLWNNERFKKFREAHIKNKFLPVCEYCPD
- a CDS encoding radical SAM protein, whose translation is MIKNLYRKHLSKIKFFKILANFIYYKKRYKFSLLDILKNRSIMYFILEIKKETMPLPFFVQIEPTTKCNLNCEFCTRKTLPDYRLNKDINLELVKKILKENPNLKIVKLQGLGESTISNNLKEIAEILKSKDIYLITVVNGTTLIHEKIRQILLRYFDEIIISIDSVDEETFERIRKGAKFKNVIQGLKNLIKENQNFKRKIKINYVFSHLNYKEIPKAIEFFESLGVDKDY
- the glf gene encoding UDP-galactopyranose mutase; amino-acid sequence: MDFDVIVVGSGFAGSVLAERLANVLNKKVLIIEKRNHISGNMYDYEKYGFYIHKYGPHIFHTNNKEVFDYLSQFTEWIPYYHKVLANIDGKKVPLPFNLNTLYRLFPIEYAKKLEKKLIDNFGYGVKIPILKLKEKSKEIEDKDLEYLANYIYEKVFLNYTRKQWDLEPEELMGVTDRVPILISRDDRYFQDKYQVMPKEGYTKMFERMLSSKNIKIMLNTDYKEIVKIDFDEGKVYLFNNEFKGIFIYTGEIDYFFNYKYGKLPYRSLRFKFIELDKKFYLDTATENFPNEYEFTRITEFKHFYKSVNDGNINKTIIVEEYPEKYNEENEPYYPIPKKEYLEIYEKYKKEVSNLNNKFRNIKFYFVGRLAEYRYYNMDKVVERALEVFEEIKEGEKNE
- a CDS encoding oligosaccharide flippase family protein; the encoded protein is MSYKERVVKGITWNFLLLMLSAPIGYLVRVLYANELPKLDVGLFYAVLDFLVYC
- a CDS encoding sulfite exporter TauE/SafE family protein, which codes for MIEFPFIILGFLVGTIVGLTGIGGGVLMTPLLIFLGVEPLIAVGTDLLYATATKGLSSYLHNKKGNVDKKIALKLFFGTFPAVLLGGLILRMINRDIINNFLTAMLAVILILTSLINLKKEFFIFKKKVNSSYILVFFGFVVGLVVQFTSVGSGVLITFALMNFTDLSPKCIVGTSLFYGLLLTFVSSLNYIDLGLVNYFLVLSLIVGTIPGVFLGVYLNYKLHPKYLRKLISIMILFFGVYLLFNVLK